TTGTATGTATtcatgttggttatccaccacgggtgcacggattcaccgcagtttctgcctaagtatgtgctaacatgcattcttagattgtttagttcgacaaatctccaatgcaacgcgtacacataccggaccccatggcttcgtttgaactgttatggagtgaatgtattgcgtgtgttgatgtaagcatattttggaagaacgagtcaatctggtgggctagtttacttacaggtatcccggcatccgtgtatatacctggcctgctggcaactgattgaacattcttattatattgtcagttatatgaggaaacacatcttacctgtcggccacttaagggattcgaacccaaaagttttcttgccaataccagtacgcctggcataccaaaaccagactcgcgccagcctatccgctagaccacatcggcgcttgtttgtgtttaaaattgttaataTCAATCCTTCGAAAACAATATTATTGGGGAAAGTGAAACGCCTGATGTAGCTGCTCGTTTGAATCAGCTCAAAAGTTTTAGTTTCGGTTCTACCATAAAAATGTGCCTGGACTCGTGAGTTGCTGCTTCCTCATCTGACCTAATCGAATTGTTTTCGGGAATACAGAGTTAATCTTAAAATCACTTTTCGACAACGGTCTATAGCTTTCTCTTCTGATCGCAAACGAAAAAACAGTCTTCGCGCCGTTTTCCGCAGCTGTCAACTTACGTCCGGTCAGGGAGGCCAGCTGAAAGGATTTTCGAATCTGTGCCCAGTGGTTTTAACAAATATTGAGTTCAAACctattttatattgattttgtatgggacttcCTCCGTATAAAAGAGGAAGgggtttttaagtaaaataagttattaagtttttttttcacaagttgtttgaacaaaaaaatttgatataatttacATAAAATCCTTCAATTTAGTGCCATACGTCTAGTATTTTATATGGAACCCTTCCCTTACAACAGTTGGGTGTCAGTAAAATCAATAATCTTGTTATGCCAAATCCGGATTGTGTGTCATTTGTAGACCAAATTAGTTCAAAGCTGTTCGAGTTGTCTCGTATTAAACGTATTggtttgtatggaagcccctcccaagcaaccaaaagtcccattaTCTACTTAAACGCGTGCCTCCAAAGGTCGTATTTCGTTGATAAAAGGTTTCAAAAGAAATTCgtaccgaattttctcaaatGGAGCATAAAACTTATGAATAGGactgttgtggccatgaaaagccattgatGGACTGTGGGTGCGGCGCTTGGCAAAACGACCACTGGTGGGACTCACTCCTCCTGCGGGAGCAAGCCTCTTctagacaacccctggtggcTGTCTCACCACTGGAGGCAAATCCTCGGACTGTACCTGAAGGCCAAGGCCGCGTCGTTGTGAGCGCTTGGGAAACTACCACTGATGGTCcgctcccctcgtgggattggaccttaagagacaaccacgcatggttatcccatcagtggaggcaggtccacttgacgctgcctggcggccaaGGCTCGGGAGGATCTCGATCGCCaggttgaccgagatccaaaaTTCTTTCTGGATGAGaaggctctgaaaagagccgattgtggcagctggacccGGGAGCAAAGCACCAGTAGGAAGAAGGCACTAGTTCGAACTTATATTCTATTTATTTTCTCTAACTTATCACTACTATATACAATTTGTTTACACTTCCGATCTTGCCGGTATGACGGTTTTATATCGACTTGACTCCTAGGCGCAAAAAGAATGCGCCCTCAAATAGGCTGACGAGCAAACCACGTGCTCGCGCCAGCTAGAACCGCCTAGAACTTTacaccagtgatgtcaaccttccagattttgtctggatcttccagactttttggacttctgCCAGACATattttcaggtttccagacttccagacttttgtcatttcttccagacaattccagacttttggctaggacataaattgttcatagaaactatgaaaattcaaaatggtcatggtataatcactgaccacactgacttgactcttagaacaaaaattcaaccattttctgtctaattttttgttgtcagcttttgcaggttcgcaataccgacggcaggtggcgaacctgaaaaatttgacaaaaaatgccctgtaggaaaaatgatcctgtttagcccgattttatcgcagaaattgcgtgttttatttttaaagttgggtggcatttcctaactactctttttttttactcttttttaaaacgaacacacacatataggatctcagtgaaacttcatgtttctttgaagagatctaaattctacttaagactaaagcgtacatcttccaAGGacataatggctagcatcttactaatgctaacaccaccagcccacagaaagagtactatgtatgccgtgaccgagattcgatctcatgacctctggcttagaagactggaacgctatcctctaggccacggtcggcggctctGAAATTTCTTCGAAGTGTTAAATTGAAAGTCAAACAACAGAACATGTAAatgttaagcgggccatagactacacaaatgacGTGtgaaaattcgatgattccaccacgattgtttgatctatgctcgcccacacaccaTACAAACACATTTCatgcgaacacaaacgattgctgccaaaaacaacaacagcaacgaaaaaaaaccgtCTCCTCCCcggctggggctgagtaaatggcctggattttgtacaaacagcaccatacactATGTCACAGAGGGTGGTTtgcacaaaatatttcgatctgGACCGATTTCACTCAAACTGTTTGCGCGATAATTCAAGCAGtaccatacacgatgcaaatcgtgttcacagcgacaaaatttcatcgattttcatcttatttgtacaaatgttgtgtagtctgtggcccgctttagtGACAGAAACAAACGATCAGTCGCTAtttggcgaccaaaaaaaaaggttaccaCCTTCAAAAGTAAGCTATCCAGACATTTCGggacatttccagacattttttaaaaatcttccagactttttcgaaaaacagttggcaaccctgctttaCACATGCTTTCGGTGAGAGCAACTGTCTTGCTCTCTCGGTGCGGTGCTCTCGCGTCTAttctcagtccgcttgtcggaTTGAACAAGGACCTTAAACAGCCTTCTGTGAACATGAAGTTACGGGAAGTTCTTTAAATAGCCAGGTTGAAGCATCGTAAAATTATGATACAAACCATACTTGGCCCATCAAACCCTCGGAAACTaaatttaaagtcatttttatcatcCTTTTAAAAGTGTACAAAAAAAACGCCTCCATGGGGGACCTCGCCGTTAAAAAAGAGGAAATGGTCAAACATTACAATAAATCATCTTTTCATGCCAACACATAAATGTGCTCTAAATATCATGCATATcgctttaaaattgtttgaattacattgtttttcaaattattttgtatgggagcccccgtTTTAAAAACGAGAGGGTTCATTCTGCATAGCAAATCAACTTCTTGTGTCAATTTGTGCTCGTGAaccattttttatgaaaaccgccttattttttttaagtttaatcaGTATTAGAGAttcccttccataaaaagtgagattcttgaaaatattatacATACAAACTATCTCTGGTCCAGAAAAccttcggataccaaattttacttcatttcgaccgcccgttcatacgtgaatgtgttacaaagaaaatgcttcCATTTCAATAAATAACACGAACCTATGTACTACGCTAAAACCACTTCTATCTATCGTTAAAATTAAAGTTCTACAGGTGCTTAAAACCTTCAAATAACCCTCCCTTGTCTATCATTGACTGATAATCTCCAAACTTCAAGATCTAAAGTCCTATCTACTTTTGACATTAACTTCTAGCCGACTGTGGAACAATGGTGACGTGTACGAAGTGACACGTAACATCGTTTAAAATTCATCCATAAATTTGGCTTTTTGATTCTGACTTTTTAGGCCAATTGAATGAGCGAAAGGCGATGCCTTTAGGCTGATTCAACCAGAttgtttttctgattaaaaaaaaaaggattataaCAGAGATATATTTAACCAGGAATTATTATCACAGATTTAACCAACTTTTACGACACAGCCACATAAACCAGATGTCGGTGTGTTTTAGCAATCGAAAGTTTAGAAATCATCACTCGATGGCTGATTTATCAATGATAATCATCTTATCAAATACCAGTGACATGGAAGAACCAACTAGATATTTAATCCGTTTATGGTGAAATACAATTCTCGTACAAAATCAGTATTACTGTAAGATTGGACAATTTCTGTTGAGTTTTCGTAGTTCCATTTTTTTCGTAAATGTATCTGATTTTTTACCGGAATTCGACAAATTTTTAGTAGTTTAATCGGCTAACGAAGTTTGCaagaaagctgataaaaaataGTCGTCGTCGTAAATTGGTATCCACTGGGAATGAGATCGAatacatcacttttttttaatctctcgACAGCCACGGAGTGGAGTCTTCTGTTTTCTGATAACCGAAGCCCGCGAAACGACTGCCCTCGAGATGCCCGATCACGAGAACACGTTTGTGTTGAAAGCCGACAACAACATGGAGTACGTGATCGAAGCGCGGGATACCGATGACATGCGCAGCTGGCTGGCCACAATACGCTACTGCATGCGAAGCACACCAACTTCACAACTACCACCGATTTCGGATTTGAACACTAGCCTGAATACCTCAACATCACATGGCGGCGGCGGTGGCGGTGGAGGAGCTGGCCCTGGGGGAGGAACTACGACGACCTCTGGCACTGGAGCAGGTCTCTCGAACTCCCTGATCAACGATGTGAACAACCTCAGCCTGAATCAGTCGGCGTTGAACGCCGTTCCGACCATGATGGCTCCGGAGTTGCCACCGAGACGTCCCGATGACAGAATATCGTCTTCGTCCAATTTCGAGCTGACCGAGGGAGACCTGGAACAGGTTCACGAAACTGACACCGACCTGACGATGATGATGCGCGAGTACCCGTGGTTCCATGGTACGTTACCTCGATCCGATGCGGCCCAGCTGGTGCTCCACAATGGTATTTCTAGTCACGGTGTGTTCCTCGTGCGGCAGAGTGAAACCCGAAAGGGTGAATTTGTGCTGACCTTTAACTTCCAAGGCAAAGCCAAACACCTTCGGATGACCCTGAACGATCTGGGCCAATGCCGGGTGCAGCATTTATGGTTCCCCTCGATAACGGAAATGCTGGAACACTTCCGGCAGCATCCGATCCCACTCGAGTCCGGCGGAACGGCTGACGTCACGCTGACCAACTTCGTTATTCTTCCCTCGCATGCTATGGCCGCCACCCATCAGCAACAACAGTCCAATAGCAACAACTACTCAACGACCACCATCGGAACCGGAGCCGGATCCGGAGCGGCGGCGGCCGGAACAGGTGCCACAGGAACCAGTGCCAATCCGAACACCAGCCCGAGACATGTGAGATAGTAGATCACTTTTTCGTGTCCTATTCTCTTACTACCTACTATTTCTCTAGCCTATGTGTTTCAGTTGTTTTCCGTATTTTATTATTTGCGTCTGTTTGATTCAGCAAACACAACAACACAcgtttaaacaaaaatcttctaaaatatTAACCCATATCGCAACAAAGTAatctaaagtttaaaaaaattaaacaaaacaaaaagataCGAAACACTACGCGCAAATCCAAACCTATAGGGGAGACCTGTAAGGTGGTGACCAATTCATCATCCAACAGTAAATCGTTTAAGTGTAACGGAACTCCTTCgacgagagagagagagacagaGTATACACCATGTGAAACATGATATTTACTCACGCTTTATTTTAGTGttaatatattatattatattgaaGCTGTTTGTTCGTACGTTTAGAATTAGCTTAGCGTGTTGTATGAGTGCGATACGATATGTGATGACCCTCCCCTCTTGATAGTCTCCCTGTGTCCTCCCCTTTTCCTCCTTCGGAAAGCAAAAGAAAGTTATGAAAGTGCTTTAAATGTTTGAACAGCAACTTGTTTTCCCTCTTCGTTAAGCTGACACTTTTGTTAGTATCAAACCAATTCATTCGGCAACCTTTTGTTTCCCCACTTTATTCATTCGTCCATAGTCATTGTCCTTTAAAGCTTTGGCATCTACTCTTTTTTTTCCCTAGATGATGTAATTTGTGTGTTTCAATCTTTGAACTATTGTTTTAAAACCTCGCATCAATTAGGAAggatttattttgctttcattGGCAAGGGATCGtctcaaaattatcaaagagaTTGCGTTTTTGAAAACTTGTTATTCATGTGAATTCTCTTAGACAAAAACGTTAATCCTCttttatcaaaagttttaaaatgagaaATGGCGCTTTCTTAgattaaatctaaaattttcgGGGTTTATTAATTGGAATGTGATTTCGACAAAAATATTACCCTTCGAAatttaatctttgttttttaaactaaattttactCAAAAGTTTAAATGTGAAACGTATATCTTtataaaaaggaaataaaaaacagtaatactgcaataaaaaaagaaagatttgaTGCACATACAATTCGAAGTATTGTTTGTAAATTAGTTCAGAGATGAACGACAGCTAGCCACCCTCAAATTTTGTCTGATCATTC
The window above is part of the Uranotaenia lowii strain MFRU-FL unplaced genomic scaffold, ASM2978415v1 HiC_scaffold_641, whole genome shotgun sequence genome. Proteins encoded here:
- the LOC129760520 gene encoding SH2B adapter protein 1, with the translated sequence RIHHFFLISRQPRSGVFCFLITEARETTALEMPDHENTFVLKADNNMEYVIEARDTDDMRSWLATIRYCMRSTPTSQLPPISDLNTSLNTSTSHGGGGGGGGAGPGGGTTTTSGTGAGLSNSLINDVNNLSLNQSALNAVPTMMAPELPPRRPDDRISSSSNFELTEGDLEQVHETDTDLTMMMREYPWFHGTLPRSDAAQLVLHNGISSHGVFLVRQSETRKGEFVLTFNFQGKAKHLRMTLNDLGQCRVQHLWFPSITEMLEHFRQHPIPLESGGTADVTLTNFVILPSHAMAATHQQQQSNSNNYSTTTIGTGAGSGAAAAGTGATGTSANPNTSPRHPLQVITMNGSVRIKTCDLELSQQTVPIHELSGGATGGNSTAPSGGGGQQQHQLQQQQSQQQQPQQQQMQQQQSTSSNTGAASGDDGQRAVDNQYSYV